The following are encoded together in the Cyanobacterium aponinum PCC 10605 genome:
- a CDS encoding cytochrome c oxidase subunit 3, which yields MQSSAIENQVTVGYEAESGHHHGHPDYRMFGLVLFLVAESMIFFGLFSAYMIYYATLPEWPMDGIELELGLPAINTIILVSSSFVMHKGQSAIRNNDVKGLQFWFALTAIMGIIFLVGQGYEYMHTGFGLTDNLFASCFYVLTGFHGLHVTAGLLFTLAVLVRSRSEGHYTASKHFGVEASELYWHFVDVIWIILFVLVYLLPLV from the coding sequence ATGCAAAGTTCAGCAATAGAAAATCAAGTTACCGTAGGTTATGAAGCCGAATCAGGGCATCATCATGGCCACCCTGATTATAGAATGTTCGGGTTAGTCTTGTTTTTAGTAGCAGAAAGTATGATCTTTTTTGGGCTTTTTAGTGCCTATATGATTTACTACGCTACTTTACCTGAATGGCCTATGGATGGTATTGAGTTAGAATTGGGTTTACCTGCTATTAATACCATTATTCTTGTATCTAGTAGTTTTGTTATGCACAAAGGGCAATCCGCTATTAGAAATAATGATGTCAAGGGTTTACAGTTTTGGTTTGCCCTCACCGCAATCATGGGCATAATCTTTTTAGTTGGTCAAGGTTATGAATATATGCACACTGGTTTCGGTTTGACTGACAACCTTTTTGCTAGCTGTTTTTATGTCTTGACTGGTTTTCACGGTTTACACGTTACTGCCGGTTTACTTTTCACTTTGGCGGTTTTGGTGCGATCGCGCTCTGAGGGTCATTATACTGCTAGTAAGCATTTTGGTGTAGAAGCCTCTGAATTATATTGGCATTTTGTGGATGTAATTTGGATTATCCTTTTTGTTTTAGTATATTTATTACCGTTGGTATAA